The following are from one region of the Hyla sarda isolate aHylSar1 chromosome 6, aHylSar1.hap1, whole genome shotgun sequence genome:
- the LOC130277416 gene encoding uncharacterized protein LOC130277416 — MGAGAPAPSHASSSAEEIPDTPIATARVPIRPQGVPVLPGDPQQPPVLGSSSIDPPYEDACDNLGPQSDDLPPLDASASSPLLFVDNMRQVSQPPRDRVLSRSEGRSRPRRSRSSSRGSGRSGWSRSVGSCRHHRRCSRRESRSRVRSRRSRSSRWRSPSSSGRSSYRSGSRERRSRRREGRRRHSRSPRRASRGGSRPRAVSDPAPVPVADPAPVPATDPVPPPVVPAPTVSGFSEDVSGCCVGRAPLPPIGLGPAEQRLIPLVESSLAASTWAGHDVQRTMVYFLGHSYFHRAAQRADCRPGGRSLGCGNVEPHWRGIPGMRWTRVLTEVVDIARTVRSGVILVVHAGGNDLCYSRVPDLITLMKADVERFSGFFPDLVLVWSEIVPRVSWQGARNAEAIERSRRLVNSRMARFVRRKGGVVVRHRELEGDNRRFMISDGVHLNDIGLDIFLSGLQDGLEQALFLLGGGRSTV; from the exons ATGGGTGCTGGTGCCCCTGCTCCCTCTCATGCCTCTTCCTCTGCTGAGGAAATACCTGATACCCCGATTGCCACGGCCCGTGTTCCCATTAGACCCCAGGGTGTTCCTGTACTGCCTGGGGATCCTCAGCAGCCACCTGTCCTAGGGAGTAGTAGCATTGATCCTCCTTATGAGGATGCTTGTGATAATTTGGGGCCCCAATCTGATGATCTGCCACCTTTAGATGCCTCAGCTAGTTCCCCTTTGCTTTTTGTTGATAATATGCGGCAAGTCAGTCAGCCACCGCGTGACCGAGTACTTAGTAGGTCAGAGGGCCGTTCCCGTCCAAGACGGTCGCGGTCGTCCTCACGGGGATCTGGCCGCTCCGGTTGGAGCAGATCTGTTGGGTCCTGTAGACATCACCGCAGGTGTTCCCGCCGGGAGTCTAGGAGTAGGGTACGCTCCCGTAGGTCCCGCTCGTCCCGGTGGCGGTCTCCTTCATCATCTGGTCGCAGCTCGTATCGCTCAGGGAGTCGGGAGCGTCGCTCTCGCAGGCGCGAGGGGCGGAGACGTCATTCAAGGTCCCCGAGACGGGCTTCCCGCGGTGGCAGTCGGCCCCGTGCGGTGTCTGATCCGGCTCCTGTGCCGGTTGCTGATCCAGCTCCTGTTCCTGCAACGGATCCGGTCCCACCTCCTGTTGTTCCTGCGCCGACCG TTTCAGGATTTTCGGAGGATGTGTCCGGATGCTGCGTTGGAAGGGCTCCCTTGCCCCCCATTGGTCTGGGCCCTGCCGAGCAACGTCTGATCCCACTGGTGGAATCGTCGCTGGCGGCATCTACATGGGCGGGACATG aTGTGCAGAGGACGATGGTTTATTTCCTGGGCCACTCTTATTTCCACCGGGCCGCGCAGAGAGCTGATTGCCGGCCGGGTGGGAGATCGTTGGGATGCGGCAATGTTGAGCCTCACTGGAGGGGGATCCCAGGTATGCGTTGGACACGGGTCCTTACTGAAGTGGTGGACATTGCTAGAACCGTCCGTTCCGGTGTAATTTTGGTGGTACACGCGGGCGGGAATGATCTCTGTTATTCCCGGGTTCCTGATTTGATTACTTTGATGAAAGCCGATGTTGAACGGTTTTCTGGCTTTTTTCCCGATTTAGTTTTAGTATGGTCCGAGATAGTGCCTAGAGTATCCTGGCAGGGTGCTCGCAATGCCGAGGCCATCGAGCGTTCACGGCGTTTGGTGAATTCTCGTATGGCCCGGTTTGTGCGACGAAAGGGTGGAGTGGTGGTCCGTCATCGGGAGCTTGAAGGTGATAACAGACGGTTTATGATCTCTGATGGGGTTCACTTGAATGATATAGGCTTGGACATCTTCTTGTCGGGCTTACAAGATGGTTTGGAGCAGGCCTTGTTTTTGCTTGGTGGGGGTCGGAGCACCGTGTAG